One genomic segment of Rhodothermales bacterium includes these proteins:
- a CDS encoding DUF1624 domain-containing protein, which translates to MTDSPLLARPRLVALDVLRGVIMILMAIDHCAYFVARAHPSEFWGVALPQHASWLSFMTRWITHLCAPGFFLLMGAGIALLTASRTRSGWSTGRIARHLAVRGAVLVLVGQTIEVVPWAISFFTTDPSALAFQMIMPGGGGQMMLGLGVLYGLGVSMIACSVLVRLPTWVLAVAGAGAILATQMLMPGPESVAELFSPWLRALLIPGHTDFIFVLYPVIPWIGITLLGMALGNVLSLDSDRGFRFASLGGASLVVLFIIVRLGGGFGSFHLWDGSTLMSFLHVTKYPPSLAFVSVTIGVNLLLLAAFNRWQHAFEKRASAVLVFGRTALFFYVLHLYVYLVLGLPFSSGTGYGLLYVMWVVGLVMLYWPCLWYTRFKAATAPESLWRLF; encoded by the coding sequence GTGACTGACTCGCCCCTATTGGCTCGCCCGCGCCTTGTTGCACTCGACGTGCTCCGAGGCGTCATCATGATTTTGATGGCGATCGACCACTGCGCGTACTTCGTAGCAAGGGCGCATCCGTCGGAGTTCTGGGGTGTTGCCCTGCCGCAGCATGCGTCGTGGCTATCCTTCATGACCCGGTGGATTACACACCTGTGCGCCCCCGGCTTTTTTCTGCTCATGGGCGCCGGCATTGCGCTTTTGACGGCATCGAGAACACGATCCGGATGGAGCACGGGTAGAATCGCTCGCCATCTGGCCGTGCGCGGCGCGGTTCTCGTCCTCGTCGGGCAGACCATAGAAGTCGTGCCGTGGGCGATCTCGTTCTTCACGACCGACCCGTCCGCGCTTGCGTTCCAGATGATCATGCCGGGCGGGGGTGGCCAGATGATGCTGGGGCTGGGAGTCTTGTATGGTCTGGGAGTTTCCATGATTGCGTGCAGCGTGCTCGTGCGGCTGCCGACGTGGGTACTGGCTGTCGCAGGTGCAGGGGCGATCCTGGCGACGCAAATGCTCATGCCGGGCCCCGAGTCTGTTGCCGAGCTTTTTTCGCCGTGGCTTCGCGCCCTGCTGATTCCCGGGCACACCGACTTCATCTTTGTCCTGTATCCCGTCATCCCCTGGATCGGAATCACGCTTCTCGGGATGGCTCTGGGCAACGTATTGTCTCTGGATTCTGACCGAGGATTCCGGTTCGCATCGCTGGGCGGAGCATCGCTCGTGGTGCTGTTTATCATTGTGCGGCTGGGAGGTGGTTTCGGGAGCTTTCACCTGTGGGATGGATCCACCCTTATGAGCTTCCTCCATGTCACGAAGTATCCACCGAGCCTTGCCTTTGTCTCCGTAACGATCGGGGTCAATCTGCTATTGCTTGCGGCCTTCAACCGGTGGCAGCACGCGTTTGAAAAGCGGGCGAGTGCAGTGCTGGTGTTCGGCCGCACGGCGCTGTTCTTCTATGTGCTTCATCTGTACGTCTATCTCGTACTTGGACTGCCCTTCTCTAGCGGTACGGGTTACGGTCTGCTGTATGTGATGTGGGTAGTCGGGCTCGTTATGCTCTACTGGCCGTGTCTGTGGTACACGCGGTTCAAGGCCGCGACGGCGCCTGAGTCCCTCTGGCGGCTATTCTAG